A portion of the Mytilus galloprovincialis chromosome 12, xbMytGall1.hap1.1, whole genome shotgun sequence genome contains these proteins:
- the LOC143054137 gene encoding dolichyl-diphosphooligosaccharide--protein glycosyltransferase subunit 2-like isoform X1: protein MAKVTSVVWLFAAVVVGQALTPSTFLTTIDKARLKSVFEAAFPVNDVINAHYSILGLKMMNIPVPNSQEACKKVTSLVDAKSVSSLYHASGAAKALGSCKVNAANAQTFLSESIKNTASVADIFSAFFALKNLGLSVDNSKVSKALAEALKKDDSPLSYGYAFLVSAEIGGDVKKMFDSIEDIVAQADEVDEKYLQFEGGLYATALVIDAAYKLSETAKKAPTIPEEKVLKFANYFLSRKHVHQTRSAYHLLSVVKTLTENKYHIPVAVTLASSVAVSQSMSTVQVRVSNLMGAPLGPLTVVADSAKHLRDDAIVLSKKPFSAKDESLYEINFMESKPAPGFYRLTISATPKKADKRFLGTSGAFVEVKVTTQVSIENVEIGIADKDQTTASRTTKLQYPKKAANTFEADSHQKIIMKFQLKDKSSSKSVSAHQTFVKLTNQNTNQEIVFVAQTESSGGYKFDLDVGANAKEFGQLSGKYGMELIVGDAVIENPFSWSLADVELNFADAPTPKTKESQYAKKPEIKHLFREPEKRPPAVVSTVFTALVLLPLAILFICWMKIGANISNFPMSLSAVGFHVCLAGIFGLYYLYFTCLNMFDTVRYLGLLAIPTFLFGNRLLSSIAAKRKQEMMKSAQVRVQKDQHNIRKGEKQ, encoded by the exons ATGGCAAAGG TAACTTCTGTCGTATGGCTGTTCGCTGCTGTGGTTGTGGGTCAGGCTCTGACACCATCAACATTCCTGACTACAATAGACAAAGCAAGATTGAAATCTGTTTTTGAGGCAGCTTTCCCAGTGAATGATGTtattaatgcacattattcaatTCTGGGCTTAAAGATGATGAATATTCCAGTTCCAAATTCACAG gaagcCTGTAAGAAAGTGACATCTTTAGTGGATGCCAAGAGTGTGTCCTCTTTATATCATGCCTCTGGGGCAGCCAAAGCATTAGGAAGCTGTAAG GTCAATGCTGCTAATGCCCAGACCTTTTTATCAGAGTCAATCAAAAACACAGCAAGTGTAGCAGACATATTCTCTGCTTTCTTTGCTTTAAAAAATCTGGGATTGTCTG TTGACAATTCCAAAGTTTCTAAAGCTTTAGCAGAAGCTTTAAAGAAAGATGACTCTCCACTGAG TTATGGATATGCTTTCCTGGTGTCAGCAGAAATTGGTGGAGACGTCAAGAAAATGTTTGACAGCATAGAAGATATTGTTGCTCAAGCAGATGAAGTAGATGAAAAATATTTACAG TTTGAAGGAGGACTGTATGCTACAGCCCTTGTGATAGATGCTGCTTATAAATTGTCTGAAACAGCTAAAAAGGCACCCACAATACCTGAG GAAAAAGTATTGAAGTTTGCCAATTACTTCCTTAGTCGTAAACACGTTCACCAGACAAGATCTGCATACCATCTTCTGTCAGTTGTCAAAACTCTTACTGAAAACAAG TACCACATTCCAGTTGCTGTAACATTAGCCAGTTCAGTAGCAGTCAGTCAGTCCATGTCAACTGTACAG GTACGTGTATCCAACTTGATGGGAGCACCACTAGGACCATTGACTGTAGTAGCAGACAGTGCCAAGCACTTACGAGATGATGCCATTGTACTCAGCAAGAAACCATTCAGTGCCAAAGATGA GTCTTTATACGAGATTAATTTTATGGAATCCAAGCCAGCTCCAGGCTTCTACAGGTTGACAATCAGTGCTACACCAAAGAAGGCAGACAAAAGGTTCTTAGGCACATCTGGAGCTTTC GTTGAAGTGAAAGTGACCACACAGGTGTCTATTGAGAATGTAGAGATTGGTATTGCTGATAAAGACCAGACTACAGCTTCAAGGACCACTAA GTTGCAATATCCAAAGAAGGCAGCAAACACCTTTGAAGCTGACAGTCATCAGAAAATCATCATGAAATTTCAGCTGAAGGACAAAAGCAGCAGTAAATCAGTTTCAGCTCACCAg ACATTTGTGAAACTTACCAATCAGAATACAAACCAAGAAATTGTATTTGTTGCCCAAACAGAATCATCTGGAGGATACAAATTTGATCTG GATGTTGGAGCTAATGCTAAGGAGTTTGGTCAATTGTCTGGTAAATATGGTATGGAATTAATTGTTGGAGATGCTGTCATTGAAAATCCATTCTCCTGGTCATTG GCTGATGTAGAACTTAATTTCGCTGACGCACCAACACCAAAGACTAAAGAAAGCCAATATGCAAAGAAACCAGAAATTAAG CACCTGTTTCGTGAACCTGAGAAGAGACCCCCAGCAGTTGTTTCCACTGTGTTTACGGCTTTAGTTTTGTTACCTTTGGCAATACTATTCATCTGT TGGATGAAGATTGGAGCCAACATTTCCAATTTCCCCATGTCACTCAGTGCAGTAGGATTCCATGTTTGTCTAGCAG GAATCTTTGGCCTCTACTACTTATATTTCACTTGTCTTAACATGTTTGATACAGTACGATACTTAGGACTACTAGCAATACCAACATTTTTATTTGGAAATCGATTACTCAGTTCTATAGCAGCAAAACG
- the LOC143054137 gene encoding dolichyl-diphosphooligosaccharide--protein glycosyltransferase subunit 2-like isoform X2, with product MAKVTSVVWLFAAVVVGQALTPSTFLTTIDKARLKSVFEAAFPVNDVINAHYSILGLKMMNIPVPNSQEACKKVTSLVDAKSVSSLYHASGAAKALGSCKVNAANAQTFLSESIKNTASVADIFSAFFALKNLGLSVDNSKVSKALAEALKKDDSPLSYGYAFLVSAEIGGDVKKMFDSIEDIVAQADEVDEKYLQFEGGLYATALVIDAAYKLSETAKKAPTIPEEKVLKFANYFLSRKHVHQTRSAYHLLSVVKTLTENKYHIPVAVTLASSVAVSQSMSTVQVRVSNLMGAPLGPLTVVADSAKHLRDDAIVLSKKPFSAKDESLYEINFMESKPAPGFYRLTISATPKKADKRFLGTSGAFVEVKVTTQVSIENVEIGIADKDQTTASRTTKLQYPKKAANTFEADSHQKIIMKFQLKDKSSSKSVSAHQTFVKLTNQNTNQEIVFVAQTESSGGYKFDLDVGANAKEFGQLSGKYGMELIVGDAVIENPFSWSLADVELNFADAPTPKTKESQYAKKPEIKHLFREPEKRPPAVVSTVFTALVLLPLAILFICWMKIGANISNFPMSLSAVGFHVCLAGIFGLYYLYFTCLNMFDTVRYLGLLAIPTFLFGNRLLSSIAAKRKGEKQ from the exons ATGGCAAAGG TAACTTCTGTCGTATGGCTGTTCGCTGCTGTGGTTGTGGGTCAGGCTCTGACACCATCAACATTCCTGACTACAATAGACAAAGCAAGATTGAAATCTGTTTTTGAGGCAGCTTTCCCAGTGAATGATGTtattaatgcacattattcaatTCTGGGCTTAAAGATGATGAATATTCCAGTTCCAAATTCACAG gaagcCTGTAAGAAAGTGACATCTTTAGTGGATGCCAAGAGTGTGTCCTCTTTATATCATGCCTCTGGGGCAGCCAAAGCATTAGGAAGCTGTAAG GTCAATGCTGCTAATGCCCAGACCTTTTTATCAGAGTCAATCAAAAACACAGCAAGTGTAGCAGACATATTCTCTGCTTTCTTTGCTTTAAAAAATCTGGGATTGTCTG TTGACAATTCCAAAGTTTCTAAAGCTTTAGCAGAAGCTTTAAAGAAAGATGACTCTCCACTGAG TTATGGATATGCTTTCCTGGTGTCAGCAGAAATTGGTGGAGACGTCAAGAAAATGTTTGACAGCATAGAAGATATTGTTGCTCAAGCAGATGAAGTAGATGAAAAATATTTACAG TTTGAAGGAGGACTGTATGCTACAGCCCTTGTGATAGATGCTGCTTATAAATTGTCTGAAACAGCTAAAAAGGCACCCACAATACCTGAG GAAAAAGTATTGAAGTTTGCCAATTACTTCCTTAGTCGTAAACACGTTCACCAGACAAGATCTGCATACCATCTTCTGTCAGTTGTCAAAACTCTTACTGAAAACAAG TACCACATTCCAGTTGCTGTAACATTAGCCAGTTCAGTAGCAGTCAGTCAGTCCATGTCAACTGTACAG GTACGTGTATCCAACTTGATGGGAGCACCACTAGGACCATTGACTGTAGTAGCAGACAGTGCCAAGCACTTACGAGATGATGCCATTGTACTCAGCAAGAAACCATTCAGTGCCAAAGATGA GTCTTTATACGAGATTAATTTTATGGAATCCAAGCCAGCTCCAGGCTTCTACAGGTTGACAATCAGTGCTACACCAAAGAAGGCAGACAAAAGGTTCTTAGGCACATCTGGAGCTTTC GTTGAAGTGAAAGTGACCACACAGGTGTCTATTGAGAATGTAGAGATTGGTATTGCTGATAAAGACCAGACTACAGCTTCAAGGACCACTAA GTTGCAATATCCAAAGAAGGCAGCAAACACCTTTGAAGCTGACAGTCATCAGAAAATCATCATGAAATTTCAGCTGAAGGACAAAAGCAGCAGTAAATCAGTTTCAGCTCACCAg ACATTTGTGAAACTTACCAATCAGAATACAAACCAAGAAATTGTATTTGTTGCCCAAACAGAATCATCTGGAGGATACAAATTTGATCTG GATGTTGGAGCTAATGCTAAGGAGTTTGGTCAATTGTCTGGTAAATATGGTATGGAATTAATTGTTGGAGATGCTGTCATTGAAAATCCATTCTCCTGGTCATTG GCTGATGTAGAACTTAATTTCGCTGACGCACCAACACCAAAGACTAAAGAAAGCCAATATGCAAAGAAACCAGAAATTAAG CACCTGTTTCGTGAACCTGAGAAGAGACCCCCAGCAGTTGTTTCCACTGTGTTTACGGCTTTAGTTTTGTTACCTTTGGCAATACTATTCATCTGT TGGATGAAGATTGGAGCCAACATTTCCAATTTCCCCATGTCACTCAGTGCAGTAGGATTCCATGTTTGTCTAGCAG GAATCTTTGGCCTCTACTACTTATATTTCACTTGTCTTAACATGTTTGATACAGTACGATACTTAGGACTACTAGCAATACCAACATTTTTATTTGGAAATCGATTACTCAGTTCTATAGCAGCAAAACG